In Fibrobacter sp. UWR3, one DNA window encodes the following:
- a CDS encoding FISUMP domain-containing protein — protein MRRSFLVSFAMFLAVAGLSLTACGDDESSFAPRDDESSSSIEDVTPQSSEDETSVSSSSAKSSSSVNAKSSSSAKSSSSVKSSSSVASSSSAKSSSSVTPQSSSSAKSSSSAKSSSSVASSSSAKSSSSVTPQSSSSAKSSSSAKSSSSVTPQSSSSENSSSSVTPQSSSSVPSSSGYVPYDHKADLGDAIRIKSSDYKTFVDERNGRSYYYITINGKNKKGEAASVTVMAENLNIGKMIGWALDQANDTLIERYCYDRDTTNCDRYGGLYQWAEMMQLPSRCNTESCADLIQPNHQGICPDGWRLLTQDDFYIVLHADNNKHGIEDVRAISFGGFNYSGYSLVGAGYVWDRRLSGIKEGTYWYYPEEDSANPDTKAVADAADAHLDYLIESKSSKLNGFSVRCTKLEE, from the coding sequence ATGAGGCGTTCTTTTCTTGTTTCTTTTGCGATGTTTCTTGCTGTTGCGGGACTCTCCTTGACGGCATGCGGGGATGATGAGAGCAGTTTTGCCCCGCGCGACGACGAGTCGTCCAGCAGTATCGAAGACGTCACACCGCAGTCGAGCGAAGACGAGACAAGTGTGTCCAGTAGCTCAGCCAAGTCTTCTTCTTCAGTCAACGCGAAGTCGAGCTCTAGTGCGAAGTCCAGCAGCAGTGTGAAGTCTTCCTCGAGCGTCGCGTCTAGCAGTTCCGCGAAGTCCTCTTCGAGCGTCACACCGCAGTCGAGCTCTAGTGCGAAGTCCAGCAGCAGTGCGAAGTCTTCCTCGAGCGTTGCGTCTAGCAGTTCCGCGAAATCTTCTTCGAGCGTCACACCGCAGTCGAGCTCTAGCGCGAAATCCAGCAGCAGCGCGAAGTCCTCTTCCAGCGTCACTCCGCAATCGAGCAGTAGTGAGAACTCCTCCTCCAGCGTCACTCCGCAGTCGAGTTCAAGTGTTCCCAGTAGCAGCGGCTATGTCCCGTATGACCATAAGGCTGATTTGGGTGATGCTATTCGTATCAAAAGCAGCGATTATAAGACCTTTGTTGATGAACGCAATGGTCGTAGCTACTACTACATTACGATAAACGGAAAAAACAAAAAAGGCGAGGCCGCTTCTGTGACCGTAATGGCAGAAAACCTCAATATCGGCAAGATGATTGGTTGGGCCTTGGATCAGGCAAACGATACGTTAATCGAGCGTTACTGCTACGATAGGGATACCACAAATTGCGACCGCTATGGTGGCCTCTACCAGTGGGCCGAGATGATGCAGCTGCCGAGCCGCTGCAATACCGAAAGCTGCGCCGATTTGATCCAGCCGAACCATCAGGGCATCTGTCCGGATGGCTGGCGCCTTCTGACCCAGGACGATTTTTACATTGTGCTTCATGCGGACAACAATAAGCACGGAATCGAAGACGTCCGGGCTATATCATTTGGTGGCTTTAATTACAGCGGCTATTCCCTCGTCGGTGCTGGGTATGTCTGGGATCGTAGGCTTTCTGGTATAAAAGAGGGTACATATTGGTATTATCCAGAGGAAGATTCGGCGAATCCAGATACAAAGGCTGTAGCAGATGCGGCAGATGCACATTTGGATTATCTTATTGAAAGTAAGTCCTCTAAATTGAATGGTTTCTCCGTCCGCTGTACTAAACTAGAAGAATAA
- a CDS encoding 16S rRNA (uracil(1498)-N(3))-methyltransferase, which translates to MRTPDSRFYCPQIGVGTFTLDENESSHVVRVCRATAGDTLELCDGLGHFADATIVKADPKACEVRIDKFDTVSTERPKLNLAIACLKDDALEEVVFHAAQTEIDTIYFLRTDFSQEPKNSDLHKLVRRAELKSLVSLKQSKKPWLTRIEGPIEFDRWLDTYEGDLVLCDINGKKSVPVLEQGTTLLVGPEGGFSDKEISRIKSYQRGKTTLINLGNTRLRARTAAIIALGKFV; encoded by the coding sequence ATGAGAACCCCAGACAGCCGTTTTTACTGCCCGCAAATAGGTGTAGGCACATTCACGCTCGACGAAAACGAGAGCAGCCACGTCGTCCGGGTATGCCGTGCCACCGCAGGCGACACGCTCGAACTCTGCGATGGGCTCGGACACTTTGCCGACGCGACCATCGTGAAAGCCGACCCTAAGGCCTGCGAAGTCCGCATCGACAAGTTCGACACCGTATCCACGGAACGCCCGAAACTGAACCTCGCCATCGCATGCCTCAAGGACGACGCCCTCGAAGAAGTCGTGTTCCATGCAGCGCAGACAGAAATTGACACGATTTACTTTCTACGCACGGACTTTTCGCAGGAGCCCAAGAATTCCGACCTGCACAAGCTTGTCCGGCGTGCCGAACTCAAGAGCCTCGTCAGCCTCAAGCAATCCAAGAAGCCGTGGCTGACCCGAATCGAGGGTCCCATCGAATTTGACCGCTGGCTCGATACCTACGAAGGCGACCTGGTGCTCTGCGATATTAACGGAAAAAAAAGCGTTCCCGTCCTTGAGCAAGGGACCACCCTGCTGGTCGGACCCGAAGGCGGCTTTTCGGACAAAGAAATTTCACGAATAAAGTCATACCAGCGGGGGAAGACCACACTCATCAATCTCGGGAACACCCGTCTGCGCGCCAGGACGGCGGCAATTATCGCCCTTGGAAAGTTCGTTTAA
- the metF gene encoding methylenetetrahydrofolate reductase [NAD(P)H] gives MKIIDILKQDKMSLSFEVFPPKKETSFENVKAATESIAALGPAFMSVTYGAGGGVSHFTLDIAKNLKEKFNIPMLAHLTCVSSSKETVHQRIDDMKAAGIKNVMALRGDLTPELIEKGRDNCDYHYAVELIRELKAADADFCIGAACYPEKHPESANQAEDIKHLKEKVDAGADFLTTQMVFDNNLFFSFLYKLRDAGVNCPVLPGIMPITNANQVERAIKLSGSFMPQRFKSLVDKFGSDPEAMKQAGIIYASDQIIDLYANGITNVHVYSMNKPDVAEGILKNVSAILGKSF, from the coding sequence ATGAAGATTATCGACATCCTCAAGCAAGACAAGATGAGCCTTTCGTTTGAAGTGTTCCCGCCCAAGAAGGAAACGAGCTTCGAAAACGTGAAGGCGGCAACAGAATCCATCGCGGCCCTCGGCCCCGCATTCATGAGCGTCACCTACGGTGCAGGCGGCGGCGTGAGCCACTTCACCCTCGATATCGCGAAGAACCTCAAGGAAAAGTTCAACATTCCGATGCTCGCCCACCTCACGTGCGTCTCGAGCAGCAAGGAAACGGTGCACCAGCGCATCGATGACATGAAGGCGGCGGGCATCAAGAACGTGATGGCGCTCCGCGGCGACCTCACCCCGGAACTCATCGAGAAGGGCCGCGACAACTGCGACTACCACTACGCAGTGGAACTCATCCGCGAACTCAAGGCTGCCGACGCGGACTTCTGCATCGGCGCGGCCTGCTACCCCGAAAAGCACCCCGAGAGCGCGAACCAGGCCGAAGACATCAAGCACCTCAAGGAAAAGGTCGACGCAGGCGCGGATTTTCTCACCACGCAGATGGTGTTTGACAACAACCTGTTCTTCAGTTTCCTCTACAAGCTGCGCGATGCGGGCGTCAACTGCCCGGTACTCCCCGGCATCATGCCCATCACGAACGCGAACCAGGTGGAACGCGCCATCAAGCTTTCGGGCTCCTTTATGCCGCAACGCTTCAAGTCGCTGGTCGACAAGTTCGGGAGCGACCCCGAGGCCATGAAGCAGGCGGGCATCATCTACGCGAGCGACCAGATTATCGACTTGTATGCGAACGGGATTACAAACGTGCACGTGTACTCGATGAACAAGCCCGACGTGGCGGAAGGCATCTTGAAGAACGTCTCTGCTATACTCGGGAAAAGCTTTTAG
- a CDS encoding FecR domain-containing protein, with product MIKSYKLSLCLVAALSATVFWACKDEPDPRTVADNKSEAVDTSKIKAKVRKVLGETDLQRKNTEKWSKLRFGQTVAEKDRIRTGAESEAVMAINDGSSLWITELSDVVLDAEIFDSLNHQVSVRVNNGAVLFDVQKQPTGRTVNFTTGVATAAIRGTAGFVASVNGQMVTSLKQGLVSVNSIAGNTGEVVQNQTLIVGKNGVIKNLNLKSSGTKALSMELANVNIWGMGPESEEFEKALTDFDNDYEKRREEFAKKVNFRANPLPDTLMLPSVTLQARVNPGIVVTVMGESDTVPESGIYQRTVEWADDSYGPKRFSVTCSEGDIEIECFTWKSNYTPPSKPAGDDASADSAARADSIAAAEAAEAAAAEAAAAEKAAAEKAAGKNAAGKKADQADASAANEKKTTKNVNVSLKLVGGKTERKHLDPPAPEYKTNLKFSLAGITDADISEIASVTVKRKGEVVQSFNNVSALTYEVPVSIKLNTIAKFDIEIALKSGKKIRTTKTYEVFCFRRNHMGKARNCVQYDKVDGGGCDESHEEEYEAVKGQLKED from the coding sequence ATGATTAAATCATACAAACTCTCTCTCTGTCTTGTGGCAGCCCTGTCTGCCACGGTTTTCTGGGCCTGCAAGGATGAACCCGACCCCCGCACGGTCGCCGACAATAAGTCCGAAGCGGTCGATACAAGTAAAATCAAGGCGAAGGTGCGCAAGGTTCTTGGCGAAACGGACCTGCAGCGCAAGAATACCGAGAAATGGAGCAAGCTCCGGTTTGGCCAGACGGTTGCGGAAAAGGACCGTATCCGTACCGGCGCAGAATCCGAGGCTGTCATGGCTATCAACGACGGTTCCTCGCTGTGGATTACGGAACTTTCGGACGTAGTTCTCGATGCAGAGATTTTTGACTCGCTCAATCACCAGGTATCTGTTCGCGTGAATAACGGTGCGGTGCTCTTTGATGTGCAGAAGCAGCCTACTGGCCGTACGGTCAACTTCACTACCGGCGTGGCGACGGCTGCCATCCGTGGTACGGCGGGCTTTGTCGCAAGCGTCAACGGCCAGATGGTCACATCGCTTAAGCAGGGCCTGGTCAGCGTGAACAGTATCGCGGGCAATACGGGCGAGGTCGTCCAGAACCAGACGCTCATTGTCGGCAAGAACGGCGTCATCAAGAACTTGAACCTGAAGAGCTCGGGTACGAAGGCGCTCTCCATGGAGCTTGCCAACGTGAACATCTGGGGCATGGGCCCTGAATCGGAAGAGTTCGAGAAGGCTCTTACCGACTTCGATAACGATTATGAAAAGCGCAGGGAAGAGTTCGCGAAGAAGGTGAACTTCAGGGCGAACCCGCTTCCCGACACCCTCATGCTTCCGAGCGTGACGTTGCAGGCCCGCGTGAACCCGGGTATCGTCGTTACCGTGATGGGCGAATCCGATACGGTGCCCGAAAGCGGAATCTACCAGCGTACGGTGGAATGGGCGGACGATTCTTACGGCCCCAAGCGTTTCTCGGTTACCTGTAGCGAAGGCGATATCGAAATTGAGTGCTTCACGTGGAAGTCCAACTACACGCCTCCGAGCAAGCCTGCGGGTGACGATGCCTCTGCGGATTCTGCCGCTAGGGCTGATTCCATCGCTGCAGCAGAAGCCGCAGAAGCCGCTGCCGCCGAGGCCGCCGCTGCAGAAAAGGCCGCTGCGGAAAAGGCCGCAGGCAAGAATGCTGCCGGCAAGAAGGCCGACCAGGCCGATGCTTCGGCCGCAAACGAAAAGAAGACCACCAAGAACGTGAACGTGTCGCTGAAACTTGTCGGCGGGAAGACCGAAAGGAAGCACCTCGACCCGCCTGCGCCCGAGTACAAGACGAATCTCAAGTTCTCGCTTGCCGGCATCACGGATGCGGATATAAGCGAGATTGCTAGCGTTACCGTGAAGCGCAAGGGCGAGGTGGTCCAGTCGTTTAACAATGTAAGCGCACTTACTTACGAAGTCCCCGTCTCTATCAAATTGAACACGATTGCGAAGTTCGATATCGAAATTGCCCTGAAGAGCGGCAAGAAGATCCGTACGACCAAGACCTACGAGGTGTTCTGCTTCCGTCGCAACCACATGGGCAAGGCGCGTAACTGCGTGCAGTACGACAAGGTCGATGGCGGTGGCTGTGATGAAAGCCATGAGGAAGAATACGAAGCAGTCAAGGGCCAGCTGAAGGAAGACTAG
- a CDS encoding inorganic diphosphatase: MAINYLDLPIGRKYPYEVDCVVEIGKDTNLKYEYDERLHVFRLDRCLLSSMSYPCTYGFIPSTKADDGDALDMLIYSPASMMTGTVCTCRVIGALDMTDGGKKDYKVLGVPVFNPRPIKDIGDVDQMFLRITKNFFQNYKELEGKDVQIGDWQDAAFARERVIAAHRAYFQNQVQVPETFYQEPESAEHLPPEELI, encoded by the coding sequence ATGGCAATTAACTACCTGGATCTCCCTATCGGACGCAAGTACCCCTACGAGGTCGACTGCGTTGTGGAAATCGGCAAGGACACCAACCTCAAGTACGAATATGACGAACGCCTGCATGTGTTCCGCCTGGACCGTTGCCTGCTCAGCTCGATGAGCTACCCCTGTACGTACGGTTTTATCCCGAGCACGAAGGCCGACGATGGCGATGCGCTCGATATGCTTATCTACAGCCCCGCCTCGATGATGACAGGTACGGTCTGCACCTGCCGCGTGATTGGCGCACTCGACATGACCGACGGTGGCAAGAAGGACTACAAGGTGCTGGGCGTGCCGGTGTTCAACCCGCGCCCCATCAAGGACATCGGCGACGTTGACCAGATGTTCCTGCGCATCACGAAGAACTTTTTCCAGAACTACAAGGAACTGGAAGGCAAGGACGTGCAGATTGGCGACTGGCAGGATGCCGCGTTTGCCCGCGAGCGCGTGATTGCCGCCCACAGGGCCTACTTCCAGAACCAGGTGCAGGTCCCAGAAACCTTCTACCAGGAACCGGAAAGCGCCGAGCATCTGCCTCCCGAGGAACTGATTTAG
- the scpB gene encoding SMC-Scp complex subunit ScpB, with amino-acid sequence MSENPQNVEEAEELEEELPKVESSEDLARIIQAIVFASPDIVTLKKLREILGDFLDARTVSDALIAANDSLNKINSPFEIVEQAGGYRFRTRAKYYPWVRKLFPEANARRLSQAALETLAVIAYQQPITKAAIEQVRGVSSVDGPIRNLLDKGFIALGARAETVGNPYTYVTTQEFMKYFGINRIPEDLPRLREFSELLEAGTLVPQYAKQESEPTEPVPPEDNPEQIELSMGDL; translated from the coding sequence ATGAGTGAAAACCCGCAGAATGTAGAAGAGGCCGAGGAACTCGAGGAAGAACTCCCGAAAGTCGAGAGCAGCGAGGACCTTGCCCGCATTATACAGGCTATCGTATTTGCATCGCCCGACATCGTGACCTTGAAGAAGTTGCGCGAAATCCTGGGCGACTTCCTGGATGCCCGTACCGTATCGGATGCGCTTATCGCCGCGAATGATTCCTTGAACAAGATCAACTCGCCGTTCGAGATTGTGGAGCAGGCGGGCGGCTACCGTTTCCGCACGCGTGCCAAGTACTACCCGTGGGTGCGCAAGCTGTTCCCCGAGGCGAATGCACGCCGCCTGAGCCAGGCCGCACTCGAGACTCTCGCGGTGATTGCCTACCAGCAGCCCATCACGAAGGCCGCCATCGAGCAGGTGCGCGGTGTGTCTTCTGTGGATGGCCCGATCAGGAACTTGCTCGACAAGGGTTTTATTGCATTGGGCGCGCGCGCCGAGACGGTGGGCAACCCCTATACATACGTGACGACCCAGGAATTCATGAAGTATTTCGGCATCAACCGCATTCCCGAGGACCTGCCGCGCCTGCGCGAGTTCAGCGAACTCCTGGAGGCGGGGACGCTCGTGCCGCAGTACGCCAAGCAGGAATCCGAACCTACGGAACCTGTGCCTCCGGAAGATAACCCGGAACAGATTGAACTTTCAATGGGAGACCTGTAA
- a CDS encoding HAD-IIA family hydrolase: protein MKHKPVKAVVFDLDGTLYLSGRPYPGAVDAVKRVAARVPVYYLSNNTSKSPVFYENRLNVMGLPLRDDSIISALYLSLDAIHEKGIKNVYFFANPEVYEWFAAQDPSLNLQPSVEDTELVLVAYHNSFDYRELCELSFRVQRGIPFWVTHTDFVCPDANGPVPDIGSFMALLKTAYGVEPERSFGKPNPAMLAGVLKHYAPEEILFVGDRLYTDFELAKRAGCRFVLPLCGETKRADVEKLETKPEFIVESVRDIDFDAFLDGRA, encoded by the coding sequence GTGAAACACAAACCGGTAAAGGCAGTCGTATTTGATCTGGATGGCACGCTCTACCTGAGCGGACGCCCGTACCCGGGTGCTGTCGATGCGGTAAAACGCGTGGCCGCCCGCGTGCCGGTTTATTACCTGAGCAACAACACGAGCAAGTCGCCCGTTTTTTACGAGAACCGCCTGAACGTGATGGGGCTCCCGCTTCGCGACGATTCCATCATCTCGGCGCTTTACCTCTCGCTCGACGCGATTCACGAGAAGGGCATCAAGAATGTGTATTTTTTTGCGAACCCCGAAGTCTACGAGTGGTTTGCGGCTCAGGACCCGAGCCTGAACCTGCAACCGTCGGTAGAGGATACGGAACTCGTTCTTGTTGCCTACCACAACAGTTTTGATTACCGCGAACTGTGCGAACTCAGTTTCCGTGTGCAGCGCGGGATTCCGTTCTGGGTGACGCACACCGACTTCGTGTGCCCCGATGCGAACGGCCCCGTGCCCGATATCGGAAGCTTTATGGCGCTTTTAAAAACGGCATACGGTGTAGAACCGGAGCGCAGTTTTGGCAAGCCGAACCCCGCGATGCTTGCGGGCGTGCTCAAGCATTATGCTCCCGAAGAAATCCTCTTCGTGGGGGATAGGCTCTACACGGACTTTGAACTGGCCAAACGCGCGGGTTGCAGGTTTGTACTGCCCCTGTGTGGCGAGACCAAGCGTGCCGATGTAGAAAAACTCGAGACCAAGCCCGAGTTTATTGTGGAAAGCGTCCGCGATATCGACTTCGACGCCTTTCTTGACGGCCGCGCCTAG
- a CDS encoding TlpA disulfide reductase family protein: MRLKVIACLLLALFASSFAAPSAKATAKAQTGKVAAPSEIKPLPPAVADSLNWFAAREMGGANMPFTRAHLAKVAAGSNRVALVYFATWCVPCRAGMKKLVESRQELEQNGVKVILVNAGEREEAKIKKMVETLGATVFPVVLDPYKRLSEGIGLIKEGENIALPMTLVVDNAAKPVFMIGQEGSDWPSVLWTK; encoded by the coding sequence ATGCGTTTGAAAGTTATTGCCTGCCTTCTGCTTGCCCTTTTTGCAAGTTCGTTTGCCGCCCCTTCGGCCAAGGCTACGGCAAAGGCCCAGACTGGTAAGGTGGCTGCGCCTTCCGAAATCAAGCCGCTCCCCCCGGCTGTGGCCGATTCGCTCAACTGGTTTGCCGCCCGCGAGATGGGCGGGGCCAACATGCCGTTTACGCGTGCGCACCTTGCGAAGGTTGCTGCTGGGAGTAACCGCGTGGCGCTCGTGTACTTTGCCACGTGGTGCGTACCGTGCCGCGCCGGTATGAAAAAGCTTGTAGAATCTCGGCAGGAACTCGAACAGAACGGGGTGAAGGTTATCCTCGTGAATGCGGGTGAACGCGAAGAGGCCAAAATCAAGAAGATGGTCGAGACTCTCGGGGCTACGGTTTTCCCTGTGGTGCTCGACCCCTACAAGCGCCTTTCGGAAGGTATCGGGCTCATAAAGGAGGGCGAAAATATCGCGCTCCCTATGACGCTTGTCGTGGACAATGCTGCAAAGCCTGTGTTCATGATTGGGCAGGAAGGCTCGGACTGGCCGTCTGTTCTCTGGACAAAATAA
- the mutS gene encoding DNA mismatch repair protein MutS, with product MAVTPLMQQYYEIKKQNPGCILFFRMGDFFELFEDDAVIASKILGLTLTSRNNGASGATPLCGFPHHAADRYVPKMVAAGYRIAICEQVEDPKLAKGIVKRDIVEIISAGTAMDESNLNAKEANYLFAYVPAEKEAAFAVADVTTGYLAVCRSSVQAFECEFSRRMPKEIVVPEGVEIPSSIMDMVKADNVLVTQIPEFMFGEEQSRDVLFSHFKVESLVGLGLDGRDAETKVAGALMAYLMDQKKSELSHFTGLEILNLDDYMTLDPSTLRNLELTRPLNADDYSSTLCSVLDHTVTAMGGRTLKDWVSHPLISVDRIREREEAVAELVQNPVALDELKESLTSILDMERLMGRVGSGRANARDLAGMGRSLSQASKVADVLEGLRSSIFEGLRSTLENARGRGEELLAQFNEDLPLTVREGGMIRPGANAELDAMNADIKEKREWIASLEGRERERLGIPSLKVGYNRVFGYYIEITKAQMAKATGPIPEEYIRKQTTVNGERYITPEMKECESIISNAEVNIHDLEYRIFCSLRDRVNGWRGELQEIADAIAKVDTLYSFARAARKYNYACPEVFEGSGIEIRGGFHPVIVAVNPDLDFIPNDVSLSPDGTRLMLITGPNMAGKSTYLRQTGLIVLMAQIGCFVPAESARIGVVDRIFTRVGASDRLSRGLSTFMVEMIETANILRNATPHSLVLLDEIGRGTSTFDGLSIAWAIVETLHDEPARQALTLFATHYHELTGLVESLEHAGNFQVAVQEKGDKLVFLHKILAGACDSSYGIHVAEMAGLPNNVVRRARKILLRLEKEKIDPSDGAVKKKQKEHPQLDMFAPPDENTQLLKDEIRRLKPEEMTPMQALQRLMELKENYGA from the coding sequence ATGGCTGTCACCCCGTTGATGCAGCAGTATTACGAGATCAAGAAACAGAATCCGGGCTGCATTTTATTTTTCCGCATGGGCGACTTCTTCGAACTGTTCGAGGATGACGCCGTCATAGCATCCAAGATTCTTGGACTTACGCTCACGAGCCGCAACAACGGCGCCTCGGGGGCAACACCCTTGTGCGGGTTCCCGCACCATGCCGCCGACCGCTACGTGCCCAAGATGGTGGCGGCGGGCTACCGCATTGCGATTTGCGAGCAGGTGGAAGACCCGAAACTCGCGAAGGGCATCGTGAAGCGCGATATCGTGGAGATTATCAGCGCCGGCACCGCGATGGACGAATCGAACCTGAACGCGAAGGAGGCGAACTACCTGTTTGCCTATGTGCCTGCCGAGAAGGAGGCCGCGTTTGCCGTCGCCGACGTGACGACGGGCTACCTCGCCGTGTGCAGGAGCAGCGTGCAGGCTTTCGAGTGCGAGTTCAGCCGCCGCATGCCCAAGGAAATCGTGGTGCCCGAGGGTGTCGAGATTCCCTCGAGCATCATGGACATGGTCAAGGCCGACAACGTGCTGGTGACGCAGATTCCCGAGTTCATGTTCGGGGAGGAGCAGAGCCGCGACGTTCTGTTTAGCCACTTCAAGGTGGAATCGCTGGTGGGCCTCGGGCTCGATGGCCGCGATGCGGAAACGAAGGTCGCGGGAGCCCTGATGGCCTACCTGATGGACCAGAAGAAGTCGGAACTTTCGCACTTTACTGGCCTCGAGATCTTAAATCTCGACGACTACATGACGCTTGACCCGAGCACGCTACGGAACCTGGAACTTACGCGCCCGCTGAATGCGGATGACTACTCGAGCACGCTTTGCTCGGTGCTGGACCATACGGTGACCGCGATGGGCGGGCGCACGCTCAAGGACTGGGTGAGTCACCCGCTGATTTCGGTGGACCGCATCCGCGAGCGCGAGGAAGCGGTTGCCGAACTGGTACAGAACCCCGTGGCGCTTGACGAACTGAAGGAATCGCTCACGAGCATCCTCGACATGGAACGCCTGATGGGGCGCGTGGGGAGTGGGCGTGCCAACGCGCGCGACCTCGCGGGTATGGGCCGTTCTCTTTCGCAGGCATCGAAGGTGGCCGACGTGCTCGAGGGCCTGCGCTCCTCCATATTCGAAGGGCTCCGCAGTACGCTGGAAAATGCGCGCGGGCGTGGCGAGGAACTGTTGGCGCAGTTCAACGAGGACTTGCCGCTTACGGTGCGCGAGGGCGGGATGATTCGCCCGGGCGCGAACGCGGAACTCGACGCGATGAACGCCGACATCAAGGAAAAGCGTGAATGGATTGCCTCGCTGGAAGGCCGCGAGCGCGAGCGCCTCGGAATCCCGAGCCTGAAGGTCGGTTACAACCGCGTGTTCGGCTACTACATTGAGATTACCAAGGCCCAGATGGCGAAGGCGACAGGCCCGATCCCTGAGGAATATATCCGCAAGCAGACGACGGTGAACGGCGAGCGCTACATTACGCCCGAGATGAAGGAATGCGAATCCATCATCAGCAACGCCGAAGTGAATATCCACGACCTGGAATACCGCATCTTCTGCAGCCTGCGCGATCGCGTGAACGGCTGGCGTGGCGAACTCCAGGAGATTGCCGACGCGATTGCGAAGGTCGACACGCTCTACAGTTTTGCGCGGGCGGCCCGCAAGTACAACTACGCGTGCCCCGAGGTTTTCGAGGGTTCGGGAATCGAGATCCGTGGCGGCTTCCATCCGGTGATTGTCGCCGTGAACCCGGACCTGGACTTTATCCCGAACGACGTCTCGCTTTCGCCCGATGGCACGCGCCTGATGCTCATCACGGGCCCGAACATGGCGGGTAAGTCGACTTACCTGCGCCAGACCGGACTCATTGTATTGATGGCGCAAATCGGCTGCTTTGTGCCGGCGGAATCTGCCCGCATTGGGGTAGTGGACCGCATATTCACCCGCGTGGGGGCGAGTGACCGCCTGAGTCGCGGGCTCAGTACCTTCATGGTCGAGATGATTGAGACTGCAAATATCTTGCGGAACGCGACTCCGCACAGCCTTGTGCTGCTCGATGAAATCGGGCGCGGCACGAGCACCTTCGATGGGCTTTCCATCGCCTGGGCGATTGTGGAGACCCTCCACGACGAGCCCGCACGGCAGGCACTGACCCTCTTCGCGACGCACTACCACGAACTCACCGGGCTCGTGGAAAGCCTCGAACATGCGGGCAACTTCCAGGTGGCCGTGCAGGAGAAGGGCGACAAGCTCGTGTTCCTCCACAAGATTCTCGCGGGCGCCTGTGACTCGAGCTACGGCATCCATGTGGCCGAGATGGCGGGCCTCCCGAACAACGTTGTCCGCAGGGCGAGGAAGATTCTTCTCCGACTCGAGAAGGAAAAGATTGACCCGAGCGACGGCGCCGTGAAGAAGAAGCAGAAGGAACACCCGCAGCTGGACATGTTTGCACCGCCCGACGAGAACACGCAACTCCTGAAGGACGAAATCCGCAGGCTCAAGCCCGAGGAAATGACCCCGATGCAGGCGCTCCAGCGCTTGATGGAACTGAAGGAGAACTACGGCGCTTAA
- a CDS encoding LPP20 family lipoprotein, which produces MKKLIVAALAAFLMIGCSSTPQEKSASALVEMQMKKKAYLKDHVPAGMGIGVSTDEQIAMEKADQNARVDLAKEIDAQTKALIKNFKEDVNDQVAEHFQSTSKTVVNTHMSGATLVDVKVETTEDGHFKIYGIMTLDANLVEELIKSLQAAGQYDDAVANKIRAAANKAYAELDAEIEKQ; this is translated from the coding sequence ATGAAGAAGTTGATCGTCGCCGCTCTTGCCGCGTTCCTCATGATCGGTTGTAGCTCGACCCCGCAGGAAAAGTCTGCAAGCGCTCTCGTCGAAATGCAGATGAAGAAGAAAGCCTACTTGAAGGACCACGTTCCTGCCGGTATGGGTATCGGTGTTTCTACCGATGAACAGATTGCCATGGAAAAGGCCGACCAGAATGCCCGTGTTGACCTCGCCAAGGAAATCGACGCCCAGACCAAGGCTCTCATCAAGAACTTCAAGGAAGACGTGAACGACCAGGTTGCTGAACACTTCCAGTCCACCTCCAAGACTGTCGTGAACACCCACATGAGCGGCGCTACCCTCGTCGACGTGAAGGTTGAAACCACCGAAGACGGTCACTTCAAGATCTACGGCATCATGACTCTCGACGCCAACCTCGTCGAAGAACTCATCAAGAGCCTCCAGGCTGCCGGCCAGTACGACGACGCTGTCGCCAACAAGATCCGCGCTGCCGCCAACAAGGCCTACGCCGAACTCGACGCCGAAATCGAAAAGCAGTAA